The DNA window ATCGACAGGTACGCCTGGCGGATACGCTGCTTGTCGTCCGGCTGCTCGCGGCTGATTCGCGACGCGGCGGAGTCGGCGGCATTGATCACGAACGGGCTGTTGAGCAGGTACAGCGACTGGCTCGGCACGCTCGTCGTCGAACGCTGGCCGACGACCATGCTCGGCTCGGCGAAATCGAACGTCGCGAGCACCTCGGGCAACTGATCGCGGACGATCGGCAGGTAAACGCTTCGGTTCGTCAGTTCGTTGTCGATCGCCCCCATGAACCGCAGCACCACCTGCGCCTGCCCGTCGCCCACGCGGGCGATCGGCGAACCCACCGGCCGCGACGCATCCAGCCGGCCGGCGATCGTCAGCATCGAATCACGAATGCTCTCGGCTTCCAGCCGGCGGGTGGTCGCCCGCCAGTTCAGCGTGTTGTCGGGGTCGATCTCGTGGTTCAGGCTGTGATGGCTGCTGGAAAGCTGGTACGCCCGCGTCAGCACGAGCTGGCGAATCAGCTTTTTCGTCGACCAGCCCTGCTCCATGAACGACACAGCGAGCGTATCGAGCAGCGGCTGATTGCTGGGCAGCGCGCCGCTGGCGCCGAAGTTGTCCGGGCTGGTGACGATGCCCTGGCCGAACAGGTGCAGCCAAACGCGATTCACCCACACGCGGGCCGTCAGCGGGTTTTGCTTCGACGCCACCCAATCCGCCAGTTCCATTCGCCCGGAACCGCGGCTGCTGATCTTGCCCGAGCCACTGACCATGACCTGCGGCAGGCCGCGGGGAACGATGTCGCCGGGTTGCTCGGTTTCGCCGCGGGTGTAGATCGGGCTGTCCATCGAACGGAAACGGTCCTTCGTGCCCATCGTCAGCAGCTTGGGCGTGCCGTCGGCGTTGTGGGCGTCGAGCGTGGCCTGGATCTGTGCCGTACGGCTGACGATGAAGACAATCTGCACGTTGCCCGCGGCGGCTTCGCGGCCGCCCTTCAGCAGCTCGGCGCGCTGCTCCCGCAGGCGGGCCAGTTCGTCCTCAGCGGTCTTGCGCTCCTCGGCGGTCAGCGCCTTCTTGCCGGGCTTCATGCCCGATGCGGCCGACAGCTCGATCAGCGGTGTCGCGTGGTTGTTCTGCACCACGCGCGCCGTGCCGAACATGGTATCGGTGCTGCGGAAGATGCCGGCGACGGCGTAGTAATCGGTCTGCGGGATCGGGTCGAACTTGTGGTCGTGGCAACGGGCACATGCGAGGGTGACGCCCATCATGCCCTGCGACATCGCGTCGATCTGCTCGTCGACCATGTCGAGCTCGAACTGGAGGCGGCTGCGCTCGTTGTGGTTCTTGCTGCCCAGCGCCAGGTACGCCGTCGCCACCTGCCGCTCGGCCTTCTGCTTCTCGTCTTTCGACGCCATCAGATCGCCGGCGAGCTGTTCCTTGATGAACGTGTCGTACGGCTTGTCGGCGGCAAAGCTGTCGATGACGTAATCGCGGTACCGCCAGGCGTGCGGGTAGCTGATGTTGACCTGTTTGCCCGATGATTCGCCGAAGCGGGCGACGTCGAGCCAGTGGCGGCCCCAGCGTTCGCCGAACGCGGGCGAGGCGAGCATGCGATCGACAACCTTCTCTACGGCGTTCGCCGAGGTGTCCGCCAGGAATGCCTCGACGTCCGCCGGCAGCGGCGGCAGGCCGGTCAGGTCGTACGACAGCCGGCGAAGCAGCGTGGCCCGGTCGGCATCGGCGACGGGCTTTACGCTCTTGGCTTCCATCGCCGCCAGCAAAAACCGATCGACATCCGACTTCGCCCAGGCGGCGTCCTTCACGGCCGGCGCGGGGGACTTCTTCGGCAGCTGGAAAGCCCAGAACTGCTTGCCCTTGGCGATGTCGATCTCGCTGCGGACAATCGCCTTGCCGTCGCGCGGGTCGGGTGCGCCCATGGCGACCCACTTTTCGAAGTCGGCGATAGCCGTGTCGCTCAGCTTCTTCTTCGGCGGCATCTGGAAGTCTTCCTGCTTCCAGTGAATCGCGGTCAGCAGCAGGCTGTCGTCGGGCTTGCCGGGGACGACCGCAGGTCCTTTGTCGCCGCCTTTGCGGATGCCGTCGCGGGTGTCGAGCAGCAGGCCGCCCTTGGATTTCTTCGCTTCGGCCGAGTGGCAGCTGTAGCACGACTCGATCAGCACCGGGCGGATCTTCTTCTCGAAGAAGTCGGTCTGCTCAGGCGTCAGGCGGGTATTGCCGGACGCGACCGCGGGCTCTCCGGGCATGCCTGGCCGGCGCATGAACGGCGGGCGGAAGCCGTCGCCGGGACGACGGTCGCCAGGCTGCTGATTGGCGGGCGGTGGATTGGCAGGTTGTGGGTTTGCCGCCTGGGCCTCGGCCCGCTGCCGGGCGATCTGCGCGTACAGCGTCTGAAACTCCGCCGACGACAGGAATCCGTCGGCATCGGTGTCGGAGTAGACGAACACGTTCTCGGCGGCGGACGGGTCGTCCTTCAGCTTCGCCGAGATCGCCACAATGCCGCCCCACTCGGCCTTGCTCATCTTGCCGTCGCCGTTGGTATCGAATCGGCGGAAGATCATCGTCCCCTCGACCGCCGCCGCGGGAGCGGACTTGGCGCCGGCAGCGGCGGGACGATCGGCGCCGGGCCGCACCTGCGCGACGGCGACATCGACCGCCGACAGCGAGGCACACGCGAGGGACGCAAGCACGGCGATGAGGGGTCGTTGGTATCTCATGGTGTTGCTCGCAGGGCAGTTGCTTCTTGACGGGCCAATCCGTGACACGGGCTTCCAGCCCGTGCTGGCGAGGTGGCGGTAAAGAGTTGTGCGCTATCCTGATCTGTCGACTTCAACGCACCTCGCACGGGCTGGAAGCCCGTGTCACTGACAGAGTCGTCAGCGAACCGGGCGCGTGGTTGATGCCTCATCCTTCGTAGGACGTTGCGGGCGATTAAGACCCTGGCCGAGAGGGCGTCCGTCCGGACTGAGGATGGGCCGGCCTTCCAGTCCCGGGATCGGTTTGCCGTCCGGGCCCAGCGGCGGGCGTACGTCGCCCGGCCGACGCGGGGCGAGGTTGAACTCCTGGATCATCGGCCCGAAAAATCGACCGAGCCAGATGCGACGCTGGTTCTCGTCGGTGCTGCTGAAGATCTCGTACGGCGCTTCGAGCTGCCCTTCCAGCGTGTACAACGCCGCGTCCTGAGACTGCGTATCGACCAGCAGGTACGTCACCGTCGCGATCGGCTCGCCCATGCGGGTGCGGTCGAGCACCAGCTTGCGGATGACCTTCGTTTCGCCGTCGAACTCGATCCGCGCCCCGCCCAGTGCCGGATGCCGCCGACCGGGCTTGAGCTTTGCATTGATGACGATCGTGGACGACGGCTGGCCAGCGGGCGCGGCTTCGCGGGTCAGGTCGAAGTCGCGCAGCATCTCGTCCAGCAGGTGGTCGATCCGCATGCTGTAGACTTCGGCCGAGTGTTTGAGCCACAGGGGGATCTCGTCGGCGCCGAACCGCAGGCCCCGCTGCGTGCCCAGGGCGATCCAGAGGTCGCCTTTCTCGTCGCGGCCCCAGGCGAAGCGCTGCTGCATGTTGACCGATTCGATCCAGTACCGGTCGCCGCGCGTCCAGAGGCGGGTCACGCGCGACTTCTGCATCATCGGGTAGCTCTGCTCGAGCAACGCCGACTCTTTCTTGATCTCCACGAGGTAGCAGCGGTCGAGCGGCAGCTGATGGATCTTCTGGGCGTCGCGAAGGATGGTCTCGGGACTGGCCTGGGCCGGCGTTCCCTGTGTACCGAGGATGAACGCGACGACGATCGCCGCCGCGGCGGCCGAAAGCCCACCCATCCACTTGAAGACCCGGCGGACGGGGTGCGCCGCGCCAACAAGTCGCATCGGCGGACGGTCGGCGATCGATTCATCAGCGGCAAGTGCGGGCGACGACGCCCTGATCCGCGCGAACAACGCCCGAGGGTCGACCTGGTCCGCCCGGCGATCGAGGTCGGCGCGCACGAGCATGTCGAGCTGCCCGTCGGCGTTGGAGTCGGAATGGAAGGGTCGGTCGAACATGGGGTTGAAAGGCAAATCTCGGATTTCAGATTTCAGATCTCCGCCGTCACGCTTCAACGTACTCCGCAATGTGCTTCGACAACGCCTGCCTCGCACGGTGGATCAACACACCGGCGTTGGTGGGCGTCACGTCCAATGCGTCTGCGATGTCCTGCAACGACTGGCCGAGCGTTTTGAGCTCCAACGCCGCACGCTGCACGACCGTCAGCTTCTCCAGTCCCGCCGATATCGCCCGCTGCAGCTCGCCATGGTCGGCCAGTTGCCAGGGCTCATACGCCCGGCGGTCGGTGAGGTCTCTCATCCGGCCGGGGCCGCCGTCTTCGTCGGCCTCATAGAGACTGACGGTCGACTTCTTGCGGCTTCGGTCGATGCACGCATTCGTGATCGACCGGAAGAGCAGTCGCGTTCCGTCCTGCTGCAGGTCGTAATCGCCGGCCTTGGCGAGCAACCGACAGTAGCAGTCATGGACCAGGTCTTCGGCGACTTCGCGATCCTTCACCAGGCCTGCAGCGAACGCGATCGCACGCGGCAATGTCGAGAGAACCCAGCCGTCCAGGGCATGGGCGGCGGGCGACGGGCCGGCTGCGCGCGCGGCGCATCGGGCGGCGTATCGGTCTGGGTCTTGCGTTCCGCTTCGCGGGCCAAGGTACGAGCCCTGCCTGGGGCATCTGCCCCTTTACATCGCTCCGCAGACCGCTGTCTGCAGACCTGATTTGCCGTCTGTTGGCGGCCACACTTCGATCAACGGGCGGGTCGCCGCCGTTTTACAGCATCGGCCAACAAAAAAGTCCGCCGGAGCAACTCCGGCGGACCTGTTGGTTGAACTGAATTCTCGGACGCGGCAGCTTTACGGGATAATCGCGCCGCTCTGGTCGCCGAACACTTCCGGGCCGGTCGGCGTCGTCTTGACACCACCCGGGAACGCCGTGTTGGCCGGCTTGGTGATCGTGGTCGGCGGCGGCGGGACCACCGGCGGAACGACCGGCGGCACGATCGGGGTGCCTTCCTCGAACAGGAACGAACCGGCAAGGTAGCGGTTCAGCGGAAGCCCGTCGGCCAAGGTCGGGAACACCAGGTTGGTGTTGTTGCCCGTCGCCGAACGCCAGTTGTTGGCGTTGAGGCCGTTGGTGATCGGATAGACCACGGTCTGGCCATTGTTGCCGGTGTTGGCGCTGGCGATCGGGCCCGTATAGGTACCCACGCCGGTGTCGCCGGCAAGCTCGCCGGCACCGTACCCGAACGCGACGATACGATACACGCCGGTGGTCAGCGTGATGGGCGTAAAGGTCGTCAGATAGCGGAAGTTGCTGTTGGGCGCCAGTTCCGACGTGAAGGTCGTGATGTCGGAGACGACGACCGGGATCGTCGGGGTCGTGATGTTGTAGATCGCGACGCGGATCGTCCGCTGCAGGCCGTCGGCGTTGTCGTCGAACGCGCCCAGCGAGTTGACGACAAGCGGAATCGTGCCGACCGAGAAGTCCATGCCCAGCGACGCGCCGTTGGGATCAAGGTTCCCCACGGTCGGATCGCCGATCGTGTTGGTCTGGTTGACATGGAACAGCTCTTCGCCGGCCGGCAGGACGACGCCGCTGCCGCCGCCGCTGAAGAAGGTGGCGTTAATCGGGCCGTTGGCGCGGAAGCCGTTGGCCTCGGCGTTGGTCAGGGTGCCGGTGAAGGTGTCGAAGGTCGTGTTGAGCGTCGCGGTCACCAGGCCGGGGCCGGGGCCGGAGAGCACCAGGTTGATGTTGGTGCCGTTGACGAAGCCAGTGTAGACGTACGTGCCGAGTTCGGCGACGGTCAGCGTTCCGGTCACCAGGCCGGTGAGGTCCTGGGACGTGGTGCTGAAGGTGGCGGTGCGGGGGTCGACACCGGGGCGGGTGCCGTTGACCGCTGCGCCCGTCGTGGCACCGGTGGTGATGTTTTCGATCTTGCCGCTGCTGTCGAAGTTGAACTGGCCGGTCCAGACACCGAGGATCGAGTAGTTCGTGCCGATCAGGTTGCCGGGGGCGAGGGGCACGTTCGCCAGCGGGGTAGCCGAAGGCGTCGCCAGGGGGATCGCCGAAGCACCCGAGCCGGCTCCGGTCGGGGCCGAAGTGCCGGTGGTCGGCGTCGTCGGGGTGGTTTTGCTGGGGTCGATGACCGTGCCCGAAGAGGTCCTGGGCAGGCCTGTTGCCGGGTCGATGTTCGGGTCCAGCGAACCTACCGGCACGGAGCCTGTTGGCGTGCTGCTGGGGGTCGAAGACCCGCCAAGCGAGGCCGTTCCGCCAGCCCGGCTGGCCGGCTGCAGGGAACCGGGGGCATCGCCGATCGCCTTGACCTTGAACGTTCCCGTGCTCTTGTCGATGCCGTTGACGACGGTGCCTGCGAACTTCAGGCCCTTCTTGTTAATCGTGCCCTCGACCAGGCGGCCGCTCGTAGCGCCGACGAGGGTCAGCTTGTTGCCTTCGAGGTAGCCTTTGACGTCCACCGTGCCGGTGTGCAGCGAACTGATCTGTCCGGTGATGTATCCGGTATCGGTCTGCGACGTCAGCGAAATGGTGATCGCTTCCTTGGCCTTGAGGCTGCCGGAAACGATTTTGATCTTGCCACCGTAGGTGTAGGTGACGTCAGGCGAGCCCGACAGCAGTTGCCGGTCTTCCAGTCGCTCGCAAGCGACGAAGGGGCGGGCCACATTAAGCCGGGCCTGATCAAGGAGGGATTGCGACGCAACGGCAGCCGCTTGCGCCGTTCGTGCCGCACACAAATTCCTCAGCCACGATCGCATACGATTCCTCCTGGGGAGCCCGAGCCCGAGACGTCAGACTGCCACATTTCTCAGGCAATTCCGATCGATAACGACGTTCCGCCAGCCTATGACATTTCGGTACATCCCGGCGGGTTCCACCGCGCCCGAACATAACGGTCGCCACAAGCCGCCGATAAAAACCCACAATGCCGGGTCCGCAACAAAACCAGCCCGGCCACAGGGATGAACGTCAATCAGGGCGAGAAATAACTCTGAATCTCACCGCGACTTGTCCACAGTCTACCCGGATCGGCCGTCCAACGGCAAGGAAAGTTTCTGGACGTGACGCGTCATCGGCAAGTCCACCGGTGCGGCCGACGCTCATCACCCGTACATAAAGCAAACAAACGAGCCCAAATCAAGCTGGCAACACCTCGGCCCGACCATCACCTTCCGAACCGTAGTCCCGCGAACGATCTGGAATATTCCGCGGAAGGTTTGGCCGTGCGAATCGCGTCGTCGGAAATCACTGCGACAGACTTTGGACACCTGTTGCCACAGGTTCCGAACAACACGCCGCGACCGACGGGCCGGCATTGATCGTTCGCGGTGTCCATCGCGCCGAAATCAACGGCGTCCACTATGATGACGGCCTTCGGTAACCGTTCTCCTGCACAATGAACCAGGATATCGCCTCATTGCTGCTCGACGCTCAGAATGCCCTGCGGGCCCGCCAACCGGGTCGCGCTGTCGTTTTGGCACGCCAGGCGCTCGCGTTGGTGCCGACGTCGGGGGCGGCGGTCCAGATGCTTGGTATGGCGCTTCACGACGCCGGCGACATCCGAGCATCGATTGACGTTCTCGCCAGCGCCATCCACCGCCTGCCCGATCCGTCGCTCGCCTACAACTGCGTCGCCCGGTGTCACGCCCTGCTCGGCAATGCCGATGAAGCGCTTCGGCACTACAACTCGGCGCTTCGCATCCGCCCGGATTTTGCCTTGGCGCGCGTCAACCGGGCCATGCTGCTCCTGAAACTCGGGCAGTTCCGGGAAGGCTTTCTCGATTGCGAATGGCGCTGGGCGGCTCAGATCGCGATCCGCCCGGAGATCCCCCGCCCCACCT is part of the Humisphaera borealis genome and encodes:
- a CDS encoding DUF1549 domain-containing protein — protein: MRYQRPLIAVLASLACASLSAVDVAVAQVRPGADRPAAAGAKSAPAAAVEGTMIFRRFDTNGDGKMSKAEWGGIVAISAKLKDDPSAAENVFVYSDTDADGFLSSAEFQTLYAQIARQRAEAQAANPQPANPPPANQQPGDRRPGDGFRPPFMRRPGMPGEPAVASGNTRLTPEQTDFFEKKIRPVLIESCYSCHSAEAKKSKGGLLLDTRDGIRKGGDKGPAVVPGKPDDSLLLTAIHWKQEDFQMPPKKKLSDTAIADFEKWVAMGAPDPRDGKAIVRSEIDIAKGKQFWAFQLPKKSPAPAVKDAAWAKSDVDRFLLAAMEAKSVKPVADADRATLLRRLSYDLTGLPPLPADVEAFLADTSANAVEKVVDRMLASPAFGERWGRHWLDVARFGESSGKQVNISYPHAWRYRDYVIDSFAADKPYDTFIKEQLAGDLMASKDEKQKAERQVATAYLALGSKNHNERSRLQFELDMVDEQIDAMSQGMMGVTLACARCHDHKFDPIPQTDYYAVAGIFRSTDTMFGTARVVQNNHATPLIELSAASGMKPGKKALTAEERKTAEDELARLREQRAELLKGGREAAAGNVQIVFIVSRTAQIQATLDAHNADGTPKLLTMGTKDRFRSMDSPIYTRGETEQPGDIVPRGLPQVMVSGSGKISSRGSGRMELADWVASKQNPLTARVWVNRVWLHLFGQGIVTSPDNFGASGALPSNQPLLDTLAVSFMEQGWSTKKLIRQLVLTRAYQLSSSHHSLNHEIDPDNTLNWRATTRRLEAESIRDSMLTIAGRLDASRPVGSPIARVGDGQAQVVLRFMGAIDNELTNRSVYLPIVRDQLPEVLATFDFAEPSMVVGQRSTTSVPSQSLYLLNSPFVINAADSAASRISREQPDDKQRIRQAYLSIYGRVPTTAETAAAEKFLNDYASTISSAAAISPAAKRDAWTAMIQSLLGSSEFLFLN
- a CDS encoding RNA polymerase sigma factor, which translates into the protein MDGWVLSTLPRAIAFAAGLVKDREVAEDLVHDCYCRLLAKAGDYDLQQDGTRLLFRSITNACIDRSRKKSTVSLYEADEDGGPGRMRDLTDRRAYEPWQLADHGELQRAISAGLEKLTVVQRAALELKTLGQSLQDIADALDVTPTNAGVLIHRARQALSKHIAEYVEA